In Bacteroidota bacterium, the genomic window AATAATGAAAAGAACAACGAGGTAGAGCCGATAACAACGATTAAGAATCCAAGATTGTTTTTTCAGGAAGCCGATATTCCTGCCGACCATGTTTTTGGATGGAGCCAGAACCATTTCACTTTTGATTTCATCGGAACATCGCTCACCAATCCGAAGCGCGTTAAATACCGCTACCAGCTGGAAGGATTGGACAAAGAAAAATCTCCTATAGTAAAAGAAAATCACGTCACCTACCCTTCACTTAATCCCGGCAGTTACACATTCAACGTATGGTCGTGCAACAACGATGGAGTTTGGAATACCGAACCCGTTACATTTCAATTCAGCATCACTCCCCCGTTCTGGAAAACAACCTGGTTCTGGGTGAGTTCCGGCATTGCCGGATTGCTGATTATCATTCTGTTTGTAAAATGGAGAGAAAAGAAACTCAAAAAGGAAAATATAATCCTTGAAAAGAAAGTGGAGGAAAGAACAATAACCATCAGCAAGCAGAATGTGGAACTCGAAAAGAAAAATGTGAAAATCACTGACAGCATTGATTACGCCAAACGGATTCAGGATGCCGTTTTTATTTCCGAGCAGGAGATGAGCAAATTTCCTTTTGAATGGTTCCTGCTCTTCAAGCCGAAAGACATAGTGAGCGGAGATTTTTACTGGAGCTACGAGCGCGGAAACAAAATATGGATTGCGGCAGCCGACTGCACAGGGCACGGAGTTCCGGGCGCGTTCATGTCACTCATCGGATACAATCTTTTGAACCACACCGTAAAAGAAATGGGGCTCTTCAAACCATCCGACATCCTCAATGAACTGCGCAGGATGATGCAGGAAACTTTTTCAGGCGGCAGTAACGGCTCATCGGTGAAAGACGGACTGGCAATTGCCATGGTGTGCATTGACAAAAAAGAAAGAGCCATGGAGTATGCCGGCTCTTACAACGCGCTCTATCTGGTGAGGAATAACAAACTGGAAGAATACAAAGCAGACCGTATTCCCATCGGACATTCGGAACACACCTCAGAAGAAGGGCTTTTCACCAATCATAAAATAGAAACACAGCAAGGCGATTCCATTTATCTTTTCTCTGACGGTTATCCCGACCAGCCGGGCGGACCGAACAAAAAGAAATTCTTCTATGGACCTTTCAAGGAAATGCTTGTTGGACTCAACACGCTGCCCCTGCAAGAGCAAAAGAAAAAACTTGACGACACCATTACTGACTGGATGCAAGAAAAAGAACAGGTGGATGACATTACAATTTTCGGAATCAGGTTTTAAAAGCCTCTCCCCGACCCTCTCCGAAGGAGAGGGAGAATGGTATGAAAGAAAAAAAATCAGAAAATTTATCTCTAATCAAATCCTCCTCCCCTTCGGGGAGGAAAGAGGTGGGGCTTTCTTCACCCATCGGCATTTTCGATTCAGGTCTTGGCGGGCTCACCGTGATGAAAGAGATTGTGAAAAAACTTCCGCAGTATGATTACATTTATTTAGGCGACAGCGCACGCTCTCCTTATGGCACGCGCTCTTTTGAAACTGTTTATCACTACACTCTGGAGTGTGTTCAGAAATTATTTACAATGAACTGCAACCCGATACTTCTCGCCTGCAACACCGCATCGGCAAAAGCATTGCGCAACATTCAGCAACTGGATCTGCCAAAGATGTCTCCTGCCCCCGATGGAATCGGGGCAGGCAAACGGGTGCTGGGTGTCATCCGCCCCACCACCGAAGTGGTTGGCAAATACACAAAGACAAAACACGTGGGAGTTTTCGGAACAACCGGCACGGTGGCTTCCAACTCCTATAAAATTGAAATAGAAAAGTTTTTTCCTGACGTGAACGTATTTCAGCAGGCATGCCCTATGTGGGTTCCGCTGGTGGAGAACAATGAACTATATGCTGATAGCGTGGATTATTTCATCCGTAAAGATATTGACGCGCTGTTCATGCAAAGCGGAGCCATTGACACCATCATTCTCGGATGCACGCATTATCCTCTTCTCCTTGAAAAAATAAAAAGATATGTACCATCCGGTGTAACCATCCTCTCGCAGGGAGAAATTGTTGCCGATAGTTTATCTGATTATCTGCTTCGCCATCCTGAAATTGAAACAGCTATTTCCCGAAACGGGAAACGGGAATTTTACACTACCGATGCTGCAGAAGCTTTTGACAAGTCAGCCAGTATCTTCTTCGGAAAAAAAATTCAGTCAACGCAGTTGGTTTTATAATTCAGAACTTACGCAAACTCTGCGGCTCGGAGTTTATCCCGATAAAAGAGGGACAAAAATCTCCGCGTTCTCTGCGGTAAAAAATGTATTGGATTTCTTTCATAATTCATTTTATGCCACAAAAACACAAAGACACAAAATTTCACAAAAGAATTTTTAGTATTTCTTTCGTGTTTTA contains:
- the murI gene encoding glutamate racemase yields the protein MKEKKSENLSLIKSSSPSGRKEVGLSSPIGIFDSGLGGLTVMKEIVKKLPQYDYIYLGDSARSPYGTRSFETVYHYTLECVQKLFTMNCNPILLACNTASAKALRNIQQLDLPKMSPAPDGIGAGKRVLGVIRPTTEVVGKYTKTKHVGVFGTTGTVASNSYKIEIEKFFPDVNVFQQACPMWVPLVENNELYADSVDYFIRKDIDALFMQSGAIDTIILGCTHYPLLLEKIKRYVPSGVTILSQGEIVADSLSDYLLRHPEIETAISRNGKREFYTTDAAEAFDKSASIFFGKKIQSTQLVL